GATGTTGCCGATGGTATTTGCCAGGGCATCGTAATCTCCGAAGTTCTTTTGGATTACTCTCAGTGGAGCGGTCAGGCTCTTCTCGGCCAGGACGAACGCCCTTTTTTCGTCGTCATTGTTTGGATCAATTAGCAGGCCCTTCATGGCATCGCTCATCTGGACCAGGCTAAGCTGCACCTTAATCGCCTGATTATTCAGCAAATCACTCCGTGCGCGCGCGACTGCGCGGTTATGCTCCACCCACCAGGCTAAACCCGCGCCGAGGACCAGTAGAAAAATCAGGATGGCCAGCGACGCGTTTAATCGCCGCCAGATGGTCGTTTGTCTCATGAGTTAGGTTCGTGAACTCGCTTCCAAAATGAAAAGTCGATCTTTGACCGCTGTTACAATGTTGGCGGTAACAGAAGCCTGAGCTTGCAAACAGACCTCTGAGGGCAACAGCAACACGTTAAATGCGCAGCAAAAAGCTTTTTTCAATCTCAGTTAGCTTGAGAATACCTCGGTTTTTGAGACAAAAACAAGGACGTTCTCTGCGGATACTGTTTCCTGGTTGCACCTTGGTACTGTTCTTAACAAAGAAGGACGTTGGACGGAAAAATGGGGCGCTTTAATCAATTTTGCTGATCTTAAGAACAGTAATGAGATGCGACTTCAGATGCGTCTGAATTTTTTTACTTGTGTTCAATGGTGAAGAGGTTTCACTTCGCTCATGTTCAAACCGAGAAAAAGTTTTTGGCTGATTACTTTCGTCCTTGTTTTGATGATTCAAATCGCGCGTTCCGATTCTTCGCTCAAAAACGCACCTGGTCTTACAAAGCTGAAGGACGTCGTCATTTACACGAATGAATATTTTCATTGTGCATTCCCCTCGGTTGTTAAGCGTTCGGATGGTGAATTGCTGGTGGCGTTCCGTCGCGCGCCGGATCGGCGTCATTTTGGACAGCCGGGTGTGAAACATACCGATCCAAACAGCCATCTTGTCATGGTCCGCTCCAAGGATGGTGGCGAGAGTTGGTCGACAGAACCCGAAATGCTTTACGCCCATCCCTTTGGTGGTTCGCAAGACCCGTGCATGGTGCGGCTGAGTGACAATTCCATTCTTTGCGCCAGCTACGGCTGGGCAGTTTTTGACCCAGAGACTATTGCGAAAATGACCAATTCTTCGCACATTGGCAATTTTGCATTCATGGGTGGCTATCTGCTTCGCTCCAGGGATGGCGGTAGTTCGTGGCAAGGTCCAATCGTTCCGGCCTCGGTTCCTGAGGAGAAAATGGTGGATATCTTCGGCAAACCTGTTCCAGCCTTTAACAGAGGGGCAATATATGAAGGGAAAAATGGAAATCTTTACTGGGCCGTGGCGAGTCATGCGGGCCACAATGCGAAACACAACGGGACTCACCTGATGATTTCGAACGACAAAGGCAACACGTGGAACTACTCCAGCCCCATAGCATGGGATGACAAAATTACCTTCAATGAAACATCCATGTACGAAACACCAAAAGGTGATCTCATCGCTTTCATGCGCACGGAGGGTTTCGACGATCATGCCTGCCTTGCGCGCTCGACCGATGGCGGCAAGAGTTTCGGGAAGTGGCAGGATCTCGGTTTTCAAGGACACCCACTCCACGCTTTACGTTTGCCAGATAAACGTGTCCTGCTTGTTTACGGTTACCGTCATGCTCCCCAAGGCATTCGCTGCCGCGTTCTTGACGCAGAATGCACCAATGCAGCAGCAGCACCCGAAATGATTTTGCGTGAGGATGGGAGTGGATTTGACCTTGGTTATCCCTGGTCCACCATGATTTCCAGGGACAAGGTGCTCGTTACCTACTATTTCAACCAGCATGATGGGCCGCGTTACATTGCGGGGACTATTCTTAAAATCAAGTAATTGGTTGCCTGGCTGCGTCTGCTCGCTGCTGCACGCCTGATTCGTGCCATGCCTAATGAAGCTCCAGTTCCTGAGTATGCTTCAGAGTCTCCGCCATATCCTGAAACCGGGTCGCGTTTTCCAGCATGGCAATGTTATTGAACATAATATAGGAGGGTTTGCCAGCCGGAATGATATTCAAGAGGTTCCGCATCTGTTTCTCTGAGTATACATGTCGAAAATCCTTCCCACCGTGGAGGCGATAATAAACGAACTCCGGTGTGACGGTATGATTCAGGAAGGGATCAACCGCATGGATTAAATTCAACTCCCGGCACAGCCTCTCAATTACTTCTTCAGTCCAATAGCCCCGGGGTTCCCAAAGGAATGTCAAGTCGTCACGTTTCACCTTCGCGAAAAACTTCTTCATCTGACTGATGTTTTGTAGTGTTGGAGCAAAACTTGGTGGACATTGAAACAGGACGAGCTTTGCTCCCAGAGCCTGCGCGCAAGCTTTCGTATTCAGCCAGGCTTCATGCACAATCAGGGAATCCTGGAATGAGCCGCAGCATTCAAGTTCATCCTTTGCCAGTTTGCTGGTTACCCGTCGGTAAGTCGGACTGGTCGCAGGGTGGGTGATGAGCTGCCAGGCCTTCAGGGTATACTCGAACTCAGGTCGCACTTCCGCCCGCCAACGCTTGAGCGTCTCCTGCTTTTTTGGTGGCTGATAAAATGTTTGCTGCACTTCAGCGACTGGAAAGCGCCGGGCGAATTCCGGTTTGTTCAGAGGAAATCCGCAGCATCCCACCTTCGGATAGATTGCTTCCATGCGAAAATATCACCCAGTTTTGATGCAATGCAATGTGGGCGCACGGATTAAGCTGGGGACAATATTTTAGTTTAGTTGCAGGACGCGATAAAACCGTTGCGAGTTTGTATTGGCAAGACTGGAGAACGAACTGCCTGATGTACTGGCCATTGTATCAGCCCCAAGAGTAACCCAGTTGGTGTCGCTCAAATCGTCTTTGTATTGGAGACGGTAGGTTTTGCCTGGATAGGAATCGAACGAGAGCGAAAGGTTGGTGCCGAGGTTCAGCAACTGTGAAATATGTGGTGGGGCAACAACGATAACAGTAAAGCTTTTCAAGGCGCTGGCGGCAGGCGAAGCATTGTCTGTCGCGCGCACTTGAATGGTGTTGGTGCCTGGCGCTTGAAGCAGTGTCGGTGTCCAGGTGAACAATCCGCTGATTGGGCCGATGGTGGCACCGCCCGGCGCACCTGTTACGATGCTGTAAGTGAGATTTTGAGTGGGCTGGTCAGGGTCGATGGCCTTGGTGGTAAAGCTTAACAATTGATTGGCATTGATCGTGTAATTCGAGATGGCAATCAAAGTGGGGGTGGCATTCACCAGGCCATTGGTGGCCAGGATTTGTATGCCGTTGACCAATGCCTGATCCACCACAGACGTGAATTGAACGATGATTTGACCATTCGTGTCGGCAGGCGCGTTGAATCGTTCAATTAGTGCACGGTTAATTCCTCCAGACTGGGCGACAATATCAAAATTCGTCAGTTTCTGAATGCCGTTGATGGAGACATTAAACGCCCGCTGGCCGATGTTGGTATAAACCAGTTCAGCAAAATGCAGTCGCACAGCGTAGGTCTGATTGGGAATGAGATTGTTGAATGAATAAGTAAAATCTCCAAGACGTTGCGATTGATATAGCGACTGCGGGCCAGCCACGTTGCTCGCCAGACTGAGATCGATGGTATTGGTGGAAGTAGATGTCGTGCCACCAGTGGAGTTTTGATCAGTTGCAAAGGAGCCAGTGGTTGTGCCTCCAGAGTTAATGGAGTAACCGCTCACGAAGACGGCCATATTCGTGCTAAAAATATTGTTGTTCTCATTGCTTTCTGGAAACCGGTTAATGTCGTCCACGTTTCCCGTCAGTGTGTGGATACCGGGTGTGGCCGGCCAGGTTCCGCTGGGAGAACCACCACCATTTGCCGTCAGGACTACAGATGAGCCCGGAGCCAAGGCACTGCTAAAGCTGCCGGAGAAAGTCGCCCCGGCATCATCGACATTGAATCCAACTCCAAGAACAACTCCGGCAGGAGTGGCGGCAGAACCCTGATTTTTCACTGTGGCTTTGAAAGTGACATTGTTGCCACCGAGGGCAGGATTCGGCGTCCAACTCAGAGCCGTGATGACCACATCGGGCAATCCGGCGGTTGGTGTGGCAGAAGCCTGGGCTGAATTCGGTCCTTCGCCTAAAGTATTCTGTCCGCTGACGACGTAGTAGTAGGTGGTATTCGGAGTAAAGGAGTAATCAGTGAAGGCTGAGACGACGACATTGCTGGCAATGGTCGTGTATGGTCCGCCACTGGTAGTGGAGCGCTTTATGTTGAAACGGGTGGCGCTGGCGGGAGCCGACCATGAAAGAGAAACCTGGCCTGTGCTGACGGAGGTGGTTAACCCGGCGGGCGCAATAGGAATGAAATTGGTCGGATTCGCAACCACTTCGATACCATTGATACTGGCCTGATCGGTGATAGTGACCAATTGCAAATTGATATTTCCCGAGGAGTCGGAAATGGCATTGATTTCCTGGATATTACCTTTCATTGGCGCTCCAGCAGCTGCGATGATGTCGAAGCTGGACAATACCTGTGCACCATTGACGAGCACGTTAAAGACCCGTTGACCGGTTGCGGTCCAGTAGATTTCGGCAAAATGCAAACGAAGTTTATACGGAGCATTCGGCGTGAAAAAGGGCAGGGTATAGGTGAGGTTTTGATAGCGCTGGGATTGATACACCGACATCGGCGCGGGATTGCTGAGTCCATTTGTGTCGATCGTGTTCCCTACCGCGTAAGTGAGACCGCCACTGAAATAGGCATCTGCTTGGTACGAGCCAACTGCAGATCCGCCGCAATTGATTGCGTTCGGGACGAATATCTGCGGGGTAATTTCCGGGGAGTTGGGACCTTCGCCAACAGAATTCAGAGCCGAGATCACATAAAAATAAGAACCTCCATTGGTGGCCGTCGTATCGAGATAATAGAAGTTCGTTACACCGGTGGTGATATTGCTCGCGATGACAGAATAAGGGCCGCCACTGACGGTGGCGCGTTTCACATAGAAGCTCGTCGGCGTGGACGGAATAGTGGGCCATGTAAGTGTGATGGTGTTCAGACCCCATGCGGCTGAAACTCCGGTGGGCGCTGGTGGAAGAGTTGATGGACCGGTAAGATAAGTTCGCATCCAACTGGCTATCGGTTCCAGGTCGAAGGAAGACCACCCACTTGGGTTGCCGTTTTGGAACAAGGTGCAGCCCATCACATACGAATCCTGGTTCATTTGGCTGTCGAACCAATTCAACCATCTTTGGTACCAATCTGCGGGTCCGCGCGCCTGCCAGCCTGAAGTGTTGGGGTCACCGCTCAGATCTACGCCGCCTTCTGTCAGAATCAATGGCATGTTGTTCAGATCCGGAAATGTCGAGGCGAAGTAATTGTAAAATTGCCGGTAGCGTAGTGAATAATAAATTTCTGCGTTTGGATCGGTGGTGTATTGAATCGTATAGGCATGATAACTCCACGCTCCGCCTGCGGCCTTGGCTTGTCGCAACGCAGGCACGAACGCTGCCAGATAGGATTGCATTTCTGCCGGGC
The DNA window shown above is from Pedosphaera parvula Ellin514 and carries:
- a CDS encoding sialidase family protein — protein: MFKPRKSFWLITFVLVLMIQIARSDSSLKNAPGLTKLKDVVIYTNEYFHCAFPSVVKRSDGELLVAFRRAPDRRHFGQPGVKHTDPNSHLVMVRSKDGGESWSTEPEMLYAHPFGGSQDPCMVRLSDNSILCASYGWAVFDPETIAKMTNSSHIGNFAFMGGYLLRSRDGGSSWQGPIVPASVPEEKMVDIFGKPVPAFNRGAIYEGKNGNLYWAVASHAGHNAKHNGTHLMISNDKGNTWNYSSPIAWDDKITFNETSMYETPKGDLIAFMRTEGFDDHACLARSTDGGKSFGKWQDLGFQGHPLHALRLPDKRVLLVYGYRHAPQGIRCRVLDAECTNAAAAPEMILREDGSGFDLGYPWSTMISRDKVLVTYYFNQHDGPRYIAGTILKIK
- a CDS encoding DUF72 domain-containing protein, which produces MEAIYPKVGCCGFPLNKPEFARRFPVAEVQQTFYQPPKKQETLKRWRAEVRPEFEYTLKAWQLITHPATSPTYRRVTSKLAKDELECCGSFQDSLIVHEAWLNTKACAQALGAKLVLFQCPPSFAPTLQNISQMKKFFAKVKRDDLTFLWEPRGYWTEEVIERLCRELNLIHAVDPFLNHTVTPEFVYYRLHGGKDFRHVYSEKQMRNLLNIIPAGKPSYIMFNNIAMLENATRFQDMAETLKHTQELELH
- a CDS encoding malectin domain-containing carbohydrate-binding protein, whose protein sequence is MAALVNLVAQGISSSKLSAHLINAYTAGSSNIIAGHPRVLKILDVGSGMVNAMRAYKSGTPGGKVVLRVYSPRMYTLDSDPDASAAATNFWTTILQPSINSLSSSDRALLDYIEGPNEGQTPTLGYPPDRPVQASQWFNQFWTNLTPMIVAAGFKPCIGSIGVGNPGGSPAEMQSYLAAFVPALRQAKAAGGAWSYHAYTIQYTTDPNAEIYYSLRYRQFYNYFASTFPDLNNMPLILTEGGVDLSGDPNTSGWQARGPADWYQRWLNWFDSQMNQDSYVMGCTLFQNGNPSGWSSFDLEPIASWMRTYLTGPSTLPPAPTGVSAAWGLNTITLTWPTIPSTPTSFYVKRATVSGGPYSVIASNITTGVTNFYYLDTTATNGGSYFYVISALNSVGEGPNSPEITPQIFVPNAINCGGSAVGSYQADAYFSGGLTYAVGNTIDTNGLSNPAPMSVYQSQRYQNLTYTLPFFTPNAPYKLRLHFAEIYWTATGQRVFNVLVNGAQVLSSFDIIAAAGAPMKGNIQEINAISDSSGNINLQLVTITDQASINGIEVVANPTNFIPIAPAGLTTSVSTGQVSLSWSAPASATRFNIKRSTTSGGPYTTIASNVVVSAFTDYSFTPNTTYYYVVSGQNTLGEGPNSAQASATPTAGLPDVVITALSWTPNPALGGNNVTFKATVKNQGSAATPAGVVLGVGFNVDDAGATFSGSFSSALAPGSSVVLTANGGGSPSGTWPATPGIHTLTGNVDDINRFPESNENNNIFSTNMAVFVSGYSINSGGTTTGSFATDQNSTGGTTSTSTNTIDLSLASNVAGPQSLYQSQRLGDFTYSFNNLIPNQTYAVRLHFAELVYTNIGQRAFNVSINGIQKLTNFDIVAQSGGINRALIERFNAPADTNGQIIVQFTSVVDQALVNGIQILATNGLVNATPTLIAISNYTINANQLLSFTTKAIDPDQPTQNLTYSIVTGAPGGATIGPISGLFTWTPTLLQAPGTNTIQVRATDNASPAASALKSFTVIVVAPPHISQLLNLGTNLSLSFDSYPGKTYRLQYKDDLSDTNWVTLGADTMASTSGSSFSSLANTNSQRFYRVLQLN